The Oxyura jamaicensis isolate SHBP4307 breed ruddy duck chromosome 5, BPBGC_Ojam_1.0, whole genome shotgun sequence region CCATTTTACAAACCTTTCCCTCTGTGGATGATGCCTTGTCCAACCCAGAGGGACACCTCAGCAAGGCAAAGGGATGGCATTTTAGCACCCTGGCGGAGCTCTTCTTCTTCATCACAGGGTTGTTTTGCTCTGCCTCTTGTCACTGTGTGGCATCCTGTCTtctcccaggagctgctgtctcCATGCCTTGCTCACAGTGCGCCCTGTAGATGTGTGACAGACCCATGTGTCCCCAGACCCCACCACAGAACAGCCTCAAGCCCTGGGATGCCTGGCTTACACTCTTAACCCAAAACCTGACCCTGCAAAGTGATCTTTGGCAATGCCGGAGTTGAACGTTGCGGCAGGAGCATCCTTCCTCCAGGTGAGCCCGTTGGTAGCCCTCTGTGGCCACGTGCAGCCCGCGCTGGCTCATGAAGGTGCTTGCCTCGTGTCCTTGTGGGGTCAGGGAACCTGGCAAGTGTGCAGCCAGCCTGATTCTGGCTGTcaagggggaagagaagggagagaaaatccAGAGGGCAGGTGGGCACCGAAGGCAGGGATAATCTGTGGGCCCACCggtgggctgcagcccctcgcGTCCCCAGGGGAGCCTCGCTGCTCCCAAAGGGTGTGAGCGGGGCAGGACAGGGGGGGCTCTCCCTCCAGCCCCTTCTCCAAGCTCCCCTCTCCTGAAGGAAGAGCCACTTCCAGAGCTCCTGTTCCTAAACCCGAGCTCCTGTTCCCAAACTGAagcccccctccccaaaccagcccccggggggctccctCCGTGCCGCCCCCCCATCACCACCCCCGGGGCCAGGAGAGGGCTGCGGGCACCTGAGCGAGGCCGGGGCTCCCCCCTCACCCCGTGGCGGTGCCGGGGGGCTCGGCgttgcccccccacccccaccccaaggccgccccctcagccccagcccggagcctggcggcggggcgggccNNNNNNNNNNNNNNNNNNNNNNNNNNNNNNNNNNNNNNNNNNNNNNNNNNNNNNNNNNNNNNNNNNNNNNNNNNNNNNNNNNNNNNNNNNNNNNNNNNNNNNNNNNNNNNNNNNNNNNNNNNNNNNNNNNNNNNNNNNNNNNNNNNNNNNNNNNNNNNNNNNNNNNNNNNNNNNNNNNNNNNNNNNNNNNNNNNNNNNNNNNNNNNNNNNNNNNNNNNNNNNNNNNNNNNNNNNNNNNNNNNNNNNNNNNNNNNNNNNNNNNNNNNNNNNNNNNNNNNNNNNNNNNNNNNNNNNNNNNNNNNNNNNNNNNNNNNNNNNNNNNNNNNNNNNNNNNNNNNNNNNNNNNNNNNNNNNNNNNNNNNNNNNNNNNNNNNNNNNNNNNNNNNNNNNNNNNNNNNNNGGGGgaagcaaaaagggaaaagccTCCCTGAAAGCGAAGGGGAGAGGCGGGGAGGGCAGACCCCATCTGGGCAGAGGTGTGCGGAGGGCGGGCGAGCGGCGCCAGGACCGCTGCGGGTCCGGCCGGGAGGGATGCGTGGGGGAGCGGAGCGGTGAAGCCGGGCAGGTGAAGCACGGATGTGAGCCGTGGCCGTGCTGGGGGGCTGTGGCTGGGTGCCATGAGGCTGAcgtgttcttgttttgttttctttttttttttttgtgctgctttccccttgccctgctcccctccagAGCACCTGGAGACCGTCCCGGGCCCCAGCGAGGCGCCCCGGATCCGTTTCGTCTTCAACCTCAGCAGCGTGCCGGAAAACGAGGTGATCTCCTCGGCGGAGCTGCGGCTGTACCGGGAGCAGGTGGAGGAGCCGAGCGCGGCGTGGGAGAGGGGCTTCCACCGGATAAACATTTACGAAGTGATGAAGCCGCTGTCGGAGCGCGCTCAGGCCATTACGCGCCTGTTGGACACGCGTCTGGTGCACCACAACGTGACGCGCTGGGAGACCTTTGATGTGAGCCCGGCCGTGATCCGGTGGACCAAGGACAAGCAGCCGAACCACGGGCTGGTGATCGAGGTGACCCACCTCCACCACGCACAGACTCATCAGGGCAAACACGTCAGGATTAGCCGATCTTTACCTCAAGGGCGCGGGGACTGGGCTCAGCTCAGGCCGCTCCTGGTCACTTTTGGGCACGACGGGCGAGGCCACGCGCTGACCCGCCGAGCCCGCCGGAGCCCCAAGCACCAGCGTTCCcgcaagaacaaaaaaaactgcCGCCGCCATGCCCTCTATGTGGATTTCAGCGACGTGGGCTGGAACGACTGGATCGTGGCGCCCCCGGGGTACCAGGCGTTTTACTGCCACGGGGACTGCCCCTTCCCTCTGGCCGACCACCTCAACTCCACGAACCACGCCATCGTGCAGACGCTGGTCAACTCCGTCAACTCCAGCATCCCCAAGGCCTGCTGCGTGCCCACGGAGCTGAGCGCCATCTCCATGCTCTACCTGGATGAGTATGACAAGGTGGTCCTGAAAAACTACCAGGAGATGGTGGTGGAGGGGTGCGGGTGCCGctgacccccccccctttccccgccgccctctcctccccttctctctccctcccgTCCCACCCCAGAACTGCTTGCTATAGCTGGACTCTTCTCTAAACTAAACGTTCACCTTGACCTTATTTATGACTTTatgtgcaaatgtttttttttttttttgacaataaTGATCAtatattttgacaaaatatatttataactacatattaaaagaaaaaaataaaatgagtcattattttaaaggtaaacGCATCTCGTGTCTCACCTCTCAGGgtgctgctgaggctgtgctGCCCAGGAGTGCGGCAGGGGATGtatctcctcttttcctttcccccccccccccccccttgtccCTGCTTCCCCTcaccccttcccttttccccttaaAAAAGGCTCTGcaaatttcagtctttctaTTTCTCGCCGAGGTACCGTGGATccccctgtgctggggctgcgccACGTGGGAGATGAGGGTCCCTGGAGATTAAGAGCTGCTTCTCCCCGGCCGCTGGGAATAGAGCCGACCTTGCTAACCTGGCCCAAGCGTTTGCAAAGCAACCCaccaaaaatgcatttgaaaagaaGGTGAAGATTTACCTGAGGGCTTTATGCTAAACCCACTGGGTTTTATACCCTTCGTCCATCGG contains the following coding sequences:
- the BMP4 gene encoding bone morphogenetic protein 4, giving the protein MRLTCSCFVFFFFFCAAFPLPCSPPEHLETVPGPSEAPRIRFVFNLSSVPENEVISSAELRLYREQVEEPSAAWERGFHRINIYEVMKPLSERAQAITRLLDTRLVHHNVTRWETFDVSPAVIRWTKDKQPNHGLVIEVTHLHHAQTHQGKHVRISRSLPQGRGDWAQLRPLLVTFGHDGRGHALTRRARRSPKHQRSRKNKKNCRRHALYVDFSDVGWNDWIVAPPGYQAFYCHGDCPFPLADHLNSTNHAIVQTLVNSVNSSIPKACCVPTELSAISMLYLDEYDKVVLKNYQEMVVEGCGCR